The proteins below come from a single Biomphalaria glabrata chromosome 10, xgBioGlab47.1, whole genome shotgun sequence genomic window:
- the LOC106054362 gene encoding uncharacterized protein KIAA2026-like, translating into MEFQEMDSNVTGSSVVYFSNDTSEPNESRSSNHDANANSVNIDPNDVSRFTQQHLGEGVLEGGFVPDECVDSIVYEEYEVGDTVVSSTDNNEALYSFDADQDSNSSSNAGNQSADHENTAETETLSSKADHEDGKCKEKFNVESLNYELQVGYRILSNMMSASNRCVNKLFLYPVDDNYPETSDYYEKIKEPMWMFKMKEKFENHQYKSLTDFMADFRLMIENCYRFNGPDNFVSKKAQKLETMMKQKIALLSRDLRDKIYEKSCEEDVLAPGNKRRIKNPNMLDDSSQQLLSQLRRDREMQEKSDRRQKVEDRKAMEQAKMQDLQEWEDRMLGPDVKDKIRTMWELPQIGLFVYLCMESLGLEEEVTQYQLERGLALPRECSDFRRLMTCLLSTPHQRKSLKSFMPYHVWNNKLTDKIDYFYKVLAEKKGNSIQACYKLGLDTRAFRMMGKSNPLQKKKFHELSFLKRVWILKNYCDFCMETQQYLQKTIDDVEVVRPNDVREVLLGSDGRGYRYINFPMFTGKDIRIFKHAKTPEPSLESLEMLNWSLEEKPSASSSRCSTPVNQRNSRASETPSTSLRARALLQAAESKEASPFRDSNKSLSDAPDSKNDSSSCDIAESNSINSKLGSTKKRKRTGIFNGKRKRFKAGIKKPTVPDKTTESAAVNGEDCEDVDTSDNHIGDNSFVDNLNKTAELNDIQNQNGILSTQVLPSLNSDEKMLTQEELHENSKSPQSTSNLDDTSDSRDKNSVTSGADSDVWKENKENSKNDENLVNTNVDKKVSPIQGTEIKCELPEESLENKIVNSSLVDTNKGDDKTKLKTAEEAVDINVKAEVKDEHGNDSLDKVKSEDVKKEEEDDAETDEDDLPDVGCIELVAESMEEIRQLMNKLSNPEPVKRGKRTYPGMMKPCEEELLANVTRFYDELLKYEKSLSNARVSMQSKLRKEVESYVEETKGWDSDHSQSSQDSSEEEEVISKPEPDTAVRQSKKLKPKQPSTTALLSSAASKLNSITGEGHEDSNDSYELDISSRGRLRKRRVIPNNTEDTGLKKRKNLTNQESIYSTQAPSVASSLAILSKADTVTAATSIRTISSTQPNLSSSIMSMLRSPQPNSAIKAQLSSPAGQVLRLVSPGTDGIRTIRVSGKPNMIISSQNLSNLRFITSTGVVSLPRNTVTTSTTQASHPVIQQLLLNQAKTVAQTTTKTVNSIPTRPLPAQGVEALFSGPARMSNVLSVPSRPLPAQGVEALFSGPARMSNVLSVPSTVSSKLISPQSGSHTGSKQVLDIGLSVTQIQQLIRNQAIQINTGTGNPATLVLSAGLQSLSSKPNPVSAATINLAASAQLRMPSNVTASSQPTKVAVSGVSSLLSTINKSATPQSQVWLSNKSVPGQGSPQVIRPQFSPVVRVNSSLNTEPGSNSKISMTSALAIVSRTNVTVSSVAGKVVAPTNLQKAVVRQGSVRAVVSVAQKPIPKIISSLNPMTTRMTLASSVSVTQTPLVSSTSQVSTGVSLELTKAKVINVPLLSTAKKYASNVTVKALLENRGPKKLGEEDESGQASDTFGDCTNDSESTYEDQNTCINVSNKIDPVLKKNSFSLANTTAVTTLIPHTHPLSVDTGIPSRNVTSSEVIVPTVNIKVPSPNTLPSVLHNKNGTTIVQSTKVPIPVVSEAKTGDSPINQQNSSVNTVNPLAKVNSGMVISSSLANANSSAIRNVGSALVSQPITSSVNTMKNVMLKVTSQPGGPGQFVQGYMTPRGLVIPQAALLQQQQNSNVISLNVSQPGAITQIQAGGISQIQASNITTVQPGSIPQIQQGTQPTFPMANVNQQSITHQLQQPSSQQILINSPPSSTGMVNNNTNPNLKVMFLNSTVTCSQSSSTTNSIMTSVQPSNTPASELVKQLANNSHIQSNGPQSVAISPGANPQNQPHILSNMIQGTSLQISNSTILPTQTILNAGVSPQLAQIFTLQQGSAMHQQPNIVITTTKPSSVQSKPSVVSLQLQQLGQFLNLGSVSQVQLPQQQLASLQQLGNTSRVGQPNQVLQLAINPQVGGQTIMAAPQGPQIVRVATQLSPQVQSQGLPQMQPQNNIIIQQQQGQNIVVQQQGVIGNASQQLSTLQQASKASTLATTKITTSVGQNSNNLVISQLQSSVSTPTPINQIQYVLNSSPGTQPGVSALNKISVGSLTGTVNRIIRADSGTTLQVLPPQGTVLTNASRQAAALTNKGAVSQMIIPNTAPGQFLISPVKLAPQNQQANLISPIKYIGALQSPSSVSGQSSNQFVISSAMAGLPAQVSVKPSVIYASQANGDKKEGKVAQLLLGQPSNSQQASSAVSVTSGPKLAGGESKTILYKIGDQYFSPASNVSGTNLPQVSTNIIPAMVANAKTDVQLLVPPACIEASDQILKHTTTVTSTNMVPTATPTSNQILVQNRSVRNTEQSTGSVNGIHQGNAQFSFSLSGPTTLSNKSAHRADGLVLVNGQASVSNHNTSKVVSQDAMSKLTSSKAQFPSDQISGPMTQLRPMSNDELTLQEQNEKEAALNLLTLANQNL; encoded by the exons ATGGAATTTCAAGAGATGGACAGTAATGTTACAGGATCATCAGTCGTATATTTTTCAAACGATACTTCTGAACCAAACGAGAGTAGATCCAGTAACCACGATGCTAACGCTAACAGTGTAAACATTGATCCAAATGATGTTTCAAGATTCACACAACAGCACCTGGGGGAGGGGGTACTCGAAGGTGGCTTTGTGCCAGATGAATGTGTGGACAGTATTGTTTATGAAGAATACGAAGTTGGAGACACTGTGGTATCATCAACAGATAATAATGAAGCATTATATTCCTTTGATGCTGATCAAGACTCAAACAGCAGTTCTAATGCTGGGAACCAGTCAGCTGATCATGAAAACACTGCTGAAACAGAGACATTGAGTAGTAAGGCTGACCATGAAGATGGGAAATGCAAAGAGAAATTCAATGTTGAATCTCTCAACTATGAACTACAAGTTGGCTACAGGATATTAAGCAATATGATGAGTGCCAGCAACAGATGTGTTAACAAGCTCTTTCTATATCCAGTAGATGATAACTATCCAGAAACATCAGATTATTATGAAAAAATTAAAGAGCCTATGTGGATGTTTAAAa TGAAAGAAAAATTTGAAAATCACCAGTATAAGAGTTTGACTGATTTCATGGCAGACTTTCGTTTGATGATAGAAAACTGCTACCGTTTTAATGGGCCTGATAACTTTGTATCAAAAAAGGCTCAAAAGTTGGAGACAATGATGAAGCAGAAAATAGCACTTTTATCAAG AGATTTGAGAGATAAAATCTATGAAAAAAGCTGTGAAGAGGATGTTTTAGCACCAG GAAACAAAAGACGAATAAAAAATCCAAATATGTTAGATGATTCATCACAACAGCTTCTTTCCCAGCttaggagagacagagagatgcaAGAAAAATCCGATCGTCGCCAGAAAGTTGAGGACAGAAAAGCCATGGAACAGGCCAAAATGCAGGATTTGCAGGAGTGGGAAGATAGAATGTTAGGTCCAGATGTTAAAGACAAAATAAGAACTATGTGGGAA CTCCCTCAAATTGGCCTGTTTGTTTACTTGTGTATGGAAAGTCTTGGTCTTGAAGAAGAAGTGACTCAGTACCAGTTAGAGAGAGGCTTAGCTTTACCAAGAGAATGTTCAGATTTCAGGCGACTGATGACATGTTTACTTTCCACTCCACATCAGAGAAAAAG CCTGAAAAGTTTTATGCCTTATCATGTATGGAACAATAAACTGACAGACAAAATtgactatttttacaaagttctTGCAGAAAAGAAAGGGAATTCTATTCAG gcTTGTTATAAACTGGGTCTCGATACAAGGGCTTTCAGAATGATGG GTAAAAGTAATCCTTTGCAGAAGAAAAAATTCCATGAATTGAGTTTTCTGAAAAGAGTTTGGATTTTAAAGAATTATTGTGACTTTTGCATG GAGACTCAGCAATACCTTCAGAAAACAATAGATGATGTAGAAGTTGTCAGACCTAATGATGTTCGAGAAGTGTTACTTGGGTCTGATGGAAGGGGATATCGATACATCAATTTTCCAATGTTCACTGGAAAAGATATCAGAATATTCAAGCATGCCAAAACACCAGAACCCAGTCTTGAATCTTTGGAGATGTTAAATTGGTCTTTGGAGGAAAAG cCTTCTGCTTCATCATCCCGATGTTCTACGCCAGTTAATCAAAGAAATAGCCGTGCGAGTGAAACACCATCCACTTCTCTTAGGGCTAGAGCTCTGTTGCAAGCG GCCGAGTCTAAAGAAGCATCACCTTTTCGAGACTCCAACAAATCCCTTTCTGATGCTCCAGATAGTAAAAATGACTCTTCATCCTGTGACATTGCAGAATCTAATTCAATCAATAGTAAACTAGGCAGCACTAAGAAACGAAAGCGCACTGGTATATTTAATGGTAAGCGAAAGCGTTTCAAAGCTGGCATCAAGAAGCCCACAGTTCCTGATAAAACTACAGAGAGTGCTGCTGTCAATGGAGAGGATTGTGAAGATGTAGATACAAGTGATAATCATATTGGTGATAATAGTTTTGTGGATAATTTAAACAAGACTGCTGAATTAAATGACATTCAAAATCAGAATGGAATACTGAGTACACAGGTGTTGCCATCTTTGAATTCTGATGAGAAAATGTTGACACAAGAAGAGCTGCATGAAAACAGTAAATCTCCACAAAGCACTTCTAATCTGGATGACACCTCTGACAGTCGAGACAAGAACTCTGTGACTTCTGGTGCCGACAGTGATGTGTGGAAGGAGAACAAGGAGAATTCTAAGAATGATGAGAACTTAGTCAATACAAATGTCGACAAAAAAGTGTCACCCATTCAGGGCACGGAGATAAAATGTGAACTCCCAGAAGAAAGTCTAGAGAATAAGATTGTCAACTCTTCTCTTGTAGACACTAACAAGGGTGATGACAAAACTAAGCTTAAGACAGCAGAAGAGGCTGTTGACATAAATGTCAAGGCAGAGGTTAAAGATGAGCATGGAAATGACAGTTTGGACAAAGTCAAATCAGAGGATGTtaagaaagaggaagaagatGATGCTGAGACTGATGAAGATGAT CTTCCTGATGTTGGCTGTATTGAGCTGGTGGCAGAGAGTATGGAGGAAATCAGACAACTTATGAACAAACTCTCAAACCCTGAACCCGTTAAAAGAGGGAAACGG ACATATCCTGGGATGATGAAACCCTGTGAAGAAGAGCTTTTAGCAAATGTTACTCGTTTTTATGACGAACTTTTGAAGTATGAGAAAAGTCTGAGCAATGCCAGAGTTAGTATGCAGTCAAAGCTTCGTAAAGAAGTAGAAAGCTATGTGGAG GAAACTAAAGGCTGGGATAGTGACCATTCACAGAGTAGCCAAGATTCCAGTGAGGAGGAGGAAGTAATATCCAAGCCAGAACCAGATACAGCAGTCAGGCAGTCTAAAAAACTCAAGCCAAAGCAGCCTTCTACTACTGCCTTGTTATCATCAGCTGCTTCCAAGCTGAACTCTATCACTGGGGAAGGCCATGAAGACAGCAATGACAGTTATGAGCTGGACATTAGTTCAAGGGGACGCTTGAGAAAGAGACGTGTCATTCCAAACAATACTGAAGACACTGGgctgaagaaaagaaagaaccTTACCAATCAAGAAAGTATTTACTCAACACAGGCACCTTCTGTGGCATCAAGTTTAGCCATTTTAAGTAAAGCAGATACTGTCACAGCAGCAACATCTATTAGGACCATCTCATCAACTCAGCCTAATTTATCATCTAGTATCATGTCCATGCTCAGATCACCTCAGCCGAACTCTGCTATTAAAGCCCAGCTGTCCTCTCCAGCTGGCCAGGTCCTGCGTCTAGTCTCCCCTGGTACAGATGGCATTAGGACTATACGTGTTTCTGGCAAGCCCAACATGATTATCTCATCCCAGAATTTATCCAACCTTAGGTTTATAACCAGCACAGGTGTTGTCAGCTTGCCTAGAAACACTGTTACCACATCTACCACTCAGGCATCTCATCCAGTCATCCAGCAGCTGTTGCTAAACCAGGCAAAGACAGTGGCACAGACAACAACCAAAACTGTCAACTCTATCCCAACCAGGCCTCTACCTGCACAAGGTGTTGAGGCTTTATTTTCTGGCCCTGCTAGGATGTCCAATGTGCTTTCTGTCCCATCCAGGCCTCTACCTGCACAAGGTGTTGAGGCTTTATTTTCTGGCCCTGCTAGGATGTCCAATGTGCTTTCTGTCCCATCCACTGTGTCTTCCAAATTAATATCACCACAGTCTGGCAGCCACACAGGAAGTAAACAAGTGCTTGATATTGGTTTGTCTGTTACCCAGATTCAACAGCTTATCAGGAACCAGGCCATACAAATTAACACAGGAACTGGTAATCCAGCAACTCTAGTTCTCAGTGCAGGACTTCAGTCCTTATCTAGCAAACCTAACCCTGTATCTGCTGCCACAATAAACCTTGCTGCTAGTGCACAGCTCAGGATGCCTTCTAATGTCACTGCCTCAAGCCAGCCAACTAAGGTTGCTGTTTCTGGAGTTTCATCTTTGTTGTCAACCATTAACAAAAGTGCAACACCACAGTCTCAAGTTTGGCTCAGCAATAAAAGTGTCCCTGGACAAGGCTCACCACAAGTCATACGTCCTCAGTTTAGTCCAGTGGTGAGGGTGAACAGTTCATTGAATACTGAACCTGGCAGCAATTCTAAAATAAGCATGACCTCTGCACTGGCCATAGTTTCCAGAACCAATGTCACAGTGAGCTCTGTGGCTGGTAAGGTGGTAGCACCCACCAACCTTCAGAAGGCAGTAGTCAGACAAGGCAGTGTCAGAGCAGTTGTCTCAGTCGCACAAAAACCAATACCTAAGATTATTAGTTCACTGAACCCAATGACTACAAGGATGACATTAGCCTCTAGTGTGAGTGTCACTCAAACTCCCCTGGTTTCTTCCACATCTCAGGTTAGCACTGGCGTGTCCCTTGAACTAACAAAAGCTAAAGTAATTAATGTTCCTCTTCTGAGCACTGCTAAGAAATATGCCAGCAATGTGACAGTGAAGGCTCTTTTGGAGAATCGAGGTCCAAAGAAGTTAGGTGAGGAAGATGAATCTGGCCAGGCTTCAGATACATTTGGAGATTGTACCAATGACTCAGAAAGCACTTATGAAGACCAAAATACTTGCATTAATGTATCCAACAAAATTGACCCTGTCCTAAAAAAGAACTCATTCTCTCTTGCCAATACAACTGCTGTGACCACACTAATACCCCATACACATCCTTTGTCTGTGGATACAGGGATCCCCTCTAGAAATGTAACATCCTCTGAAGTCATTGTTCCAACTGTAAATATTAAAGTTCCTTCTCCTAACACACTACCCTCTGTACTTCATAATAAAAATGGTACTACCATTGTTCAGTCTACCAAGGTTCCCATACCTGTTGTGTCAGAGGCCAAGACTGGTGATAGTCCAATCAACCAGCAAAACTCATCTGTCAATACTGTCAACCCACTTGCCAAAGTCAACAGTGGCATGGTCATCTCTTCTTCATTGGCTAATGCGAACAGCAGTGCTATAAGGAATGTGGGCTCTGCTCTAGTTAGCCAACCAATAACTAGTTCTGTGAATACCATGAAAAATGTTATGTTAAAAGTGACTTCACAGCCAGGTGGGCCTGGCCAGTTTGTTCAGGGCTACATGACTCCAAGAGGTTTAGTGATTCCCCAGGCAGCTCTCTTACAGCAGCAGCAAAATAGTAATGTTATTAGTTTGAATGTCTCACAGCCTGGTGCCATTACTCAGATTCAAGCTGGTGGTATATCTCAAATACAAGCTAGTAACATTACAACTGTGCAGCCTGGCAGTATCCCCCAAATCCAGCAAGGTACTCAGCCAACATTTCCCATGGCTAATGTTAACCAGCAATCTATAACACACCAACTTCAACAGCCATCCTCTCAGCAGATTCTTATCAACTCACCTCCTTCTTCAACTGGTATGGTGAATAACAACACTAACCCCAACCTCAAAGTTATGTTCTTGAATTCCACAGTTACCTGCAGCCAGTCTTCCTCCACCACCAACAGTATTATGACATCAGTCCAGCCAAGCAATACTCCAGCCTCAGAGCTGGTTAAACAGCTGGCTAATAACTCACACATCCAAAGCAATGGGCCACAATCAGTAGCCATTAGCCCAGGAGCTAATCCACAAAACCAACCCCATATTCTTAGTAATATGATCCAGGGAACCAGTTTGCAGATCAGTAACTCAACAATTTTGCCCACTCAGACAATTTTGAATGCAGGTGTTTCACCACAGTTGGCACAGATCTTCACTTTGCAACAAGGCAGTGCCATGCACCAACAGCCCAACATTGTGATTACAACAACCAAGCCATCTTCAGTTCAGAGCAAACCATCAGTTGTGTCCTTACAGCTTCAGCAACTTGGACAGTTTCTGAATTtgggcagtgtttcccaagttCAGTTGCCACAACAACAGCTGGCTTCCCTCCAGCAACTTGGTAACACCAGTAGAGTTGGGCAACCTAACCAGGTGTTGCAGTTAGCCATCAATCCCCAGGTAGGTGGCCAAACCATAATGGCGGCTCCACAAGGTCCTCAAATTGTCAGGGTTGCAACCCAGTTGAGTCCACAAGTCCAAAGCCAAGGGTTACCTCAGATGCAGCCCCAAAACAATATTATCATTCAACAACAGCAGGGTCAGAATATAGTTGTTCAGCAACAGGGTGTTATAGGAAATGCCAGCCAGCAGTTATCTACCTTACAGCAGGCCTCCAAGGCTTCAACTTTAGCCACAACCAAGATTACTACTAGTGTTGGTCAGAATTCAAACAATCTTGTTATATCTCAGCTGCAGTCTTCAGTTTCTACACCCACCCCCATTAACCAAATCCAATATGTTCTGAATTCTTCACCAGGGACACAGCCAGGGGTTTCTGCACTCAATAAGATATCTGTTGGGTCCTTAACTGGCACAGTTAACAGAATCATAAGAGCAGACTCAGGTACAACATTACAAGTGCTACCACCACAAGGAACTGTGTTAACCAATGCATCCAGGCAAGCTGCAGCACTTACAAACAAAGGAGCTGTGTCCCAAATGATCATCCCAAATACAGCTCCTGGCCAGTTTCTCATTTCACCTGTTAAACTAGCCCCACAGAATCAACAAGCGAATCTTATCAGTCCTATCAAATATATAGGTGCTTTGCAGAGTCCAAGTTCAGTGTCAGGTCAGAGTTCTAACCAGTTTGTTATCAGTTCAGCAATGGCTGGTTTACCAGCTCAAGTTTCTGTTAAACCTTCAGTCATCTATGCCAGTCAGGCCAATGGTGATAAAAAAGAGGGTAAAGTTGCACAGTTACTGCTTGGTCAGCCATCCAACTCCCAGCAAGCCAGCAGTGCAGTATCTGTAACATCTGGACCAAAACTGGCTGGCGGTGAGTCAAAGACAATTTTATACAAGATAGGAGACCAGTACTTCTCTCCTGCCAGCAATGTGTCTGGTACCAACCTCCCACAGGTGTCCACAAACATAATCCCTGCAATGGTTGCCAATGCTAAAACAGATGTCCAATTATTGGTTCCCCCTGCTTGTATTGAGGCATCAGATCAGATTCTCAAGCACACCACTACAGTAACATCAACCAACATGGTACCTACAGCTACACCAACATCAAACCAGATTCTTGTACAAAATCGCTCCGTGAGAAACACTGAACAATCTACTGGCTCAGTAAATGGAATTCATCAGGGCAATGCTCAGTTTTCATTCTCTTTATCTGGTCCAACTACTCTAAGTAACAAGTCAGCTCATAGAGCTGATGGACTAGTCTTGGTAAATGGTCAGGCCTCAGTCAGCAACCATAATACAAGTAAAGTTGTCTCTCAAGATGCAATGAGTAAGCTTACCTCTTCCAAAGCCCAGTTCCCCTCTGACCAGATTTCTGGTCCAATGACTCAATTAAGACCAATGTCTAATGATGAATTAACTCTTCAGGAGCAAAATGAAAAAGAAGCTGCACTCAATCTGCTGACACTAGCCAACCAGAATCTTTAA